In the Sulfobacillus thermosulfidooxidans DSM 9293 genome, GCCTCTGAATTTCTTTCTCATTAATGTCTTGGGCAGCTTTTTCATTGGGATGATTATGGCTCTGAGTGCGGAATGGGGCGTCTTAGCCAATCAATGGCGCTTATTTTGGGGCGTAGGCGTCTTGGGAGGCTTTACCACCTTTTCGACGTTTATGCTGGGGGTGCATACGTTATGGCAGGACACGAAAGGGTTAGCGGTGCTGTATTTGACCGGGACCTTGATCGCCGGGTTAGCCGCCGCCTTCGGGGGGCTGGTCGTGATTCGCGAAGTGGCTCGCATGGCGGCATCCCGGACTCAATTAGAAGAGACTGAGGATGAGGGATGAACCGTCAAGAAATTGAAATCATACTGAATAAGGTAACACCGCCTTCAACGCCATTTCGCCAACGAGCCCAAGAACGCATGGACAATCTGACCAAACCCTTAGGGAGCCTGGGCCTATTAGAAAATATCGTTGTGCAATTGGCCGCTATCCAACGCAAAATTATTCCAGAATTACGTAAGCCGCATGCGCTCATTTTTGCAGCAGATCACGGCGTCTCCGAAGAGCATGTTTCACGGTATGAGGACCACGTGACCGAAGAAATGGCCGTCAATATTGCCATGGAAACGGCTGTGAGTAGTGTTTTAGCGCGTCATAACCAGATTCCTTTGGACATTGTGGATGTGGGGGTCAAGAGCGTTGTACGCCATCCCAAAGTCATCGTGCAAAAGATTCGAGCGGGGACGCACAATATCGTTTATGGCCCAGCTATGACGTCAGAAGACGTCGATCGAGCTCTTCATGTCGGTTATGAAATAGCTACCGAAATCATCTTAC is a window encoding:
- a CDS encoding fluoride efflux transporter FluC translates to MKNWIWVGVGGGLGALARTALEQVGTSHHLPLNFFLINVLGSFFIGMIMALSAEWGVLANQWRLFWGVGVLGGFTTFSTFMLGVHTLWQDTKGLAVLYLTGTLIAGLAAAFGGLVVIREVARMAASRTQLEETEDEG